The following coding sequences are from one Pasteurellaceae bacterium RH1A window:
- a CDS encoding serine--tRNA ligase, whose protein sequence is MIDQNLLRTQLDEVAHILKTKRNFNLDTALVASLEEQRKTLQVKTETLQAERNSRSKAIGQAKAKGEDISVLLAEVDTMGNELDQAKIELDKVQAQIRELLLSVPNLPAEEVPIGKDDSENLEVSRWGTPRTFDFEVKDHVTLGENLGGLDFPAGVKLAASRFAVMKGQVAKLHRALSQFMLDLHTEQHGYQETYVPYLVNHDTLFGTGQLPKFGEDLFHTKPLEGQDPNEVQKSLALIPTAEVPVTNLVRDEILDEESLPLKYTAHTPCFRAEAGSYGRDTRGLIRMHQFDKVEMVQIVAPEKSMEALEELTGHAEKVLQLLGLPYRKMLLCSGDMGFSAAKTYDLEVWLPAQNTYREISSCSNMWDFQARRMAARCRTKGDKKTRLVHTLNGSGLAVGRTLVAVLENYQRADGKIDVPEVLRPYMGGLEVIG, encoded by the coding sequence ATGATCGACCAAAACCTCCTGCGCACCCAATTAGATGAGGTCGCACACATCCTTAAAACCAAACGCAACTTCAACCTTGACACTGCCTTGGTGGCCAGCCTAGAAGAGCAGCGTAAGACCCTCCAAGTTAAAACCGAAACCTTACAGGCAGAGCGTAATAGCCGATCCAAGGCTATTGGCCAGGCCAAGGCTAAGGGCGAAGACATTAGTGTCCTCTTGGCTGAAGTGGATACCATGGGCAATGAATTGGATCAGGCCAAGATTGAATTAGACAAGGTACAAGCCCAGATTCGTGAGCTGCTTTTAAGCGTGCCAAACCTGCCTGCGGAAGAAGTGCCAATTGGTAAAGACGACAGCGAAAATCTAGAAGTTTCCCGCTGGGGCACGCCGAGAACCTTTGATTTTGAGGTTAAAGATCACGTTACCTTAGGCGAAAACCTAGGCGGTTTAGATTTCCCAGCCGGCGTCAAATTGGCGGCCAGCCGTTTTGCGGTAATGAAGGGGCAGGTGGCTAAACTGCACCGTGCCTTGAGCCAATTTATGCTGGATCTCCACACCGAACAACATGGCTACCAAGAAACCTATGTGCCTTATTTGGTTAATCACGACACCCTCTTTGGCACAGGCCAGCTGCCAAAATTTGGTGAAGATCTCTTCCACACCAAGCCCCTAGAAGGCCAAGACCCGAACGAGGTGCAAAAATCTCTAGCCCTGATTCCAACAGCAGAAGTGCCTGTTACTAACTTGGTGCGGGATGAAATTTTAGACGAAGAAAGCCTACCGCTTAAATACACAGCCCACACTCCTTGCTTCCGTGCCGAGGCGGGTTCTTACGGGCGTGATACTCGTGGCTTAATTCGTATGCACCAGTTTGACAAGGTGGAAATGGTGCAAATTGTCGCCCCTGAAAAATCCATGGAGGCCCTTGAAGAATTAACCGGCCATGCCGAAAAAGTGCTACAGCTATTAGGCCTGCCATACCGCAAAATGCTACTTTGCTCTGGCGACATGGGCTTTAGTGCTGCCAAAACCTATGATTTAGAAGTCTGGTTGCCAGCCCAAAACACCTACCGTGAGATTTCTTCTTGCTCCAATATGTGGGACTTCCAAGCCCGCCGCATGGCCGCCCGCTGCCGCACCAAGGGCGATAAGAAAACCCGCCTAGTTCACACCCTTAACGGTTCAGGCTTGGCGGTTGGCCGCACCCTGGTAGCCGTGCTTGAAAACTACCAACGTGCAGACGGCAAGATTGATGTGCCAGAAGTCTTACGCCCCTATATGGGCGGCTTGGAAGTGATTGGCTAA
- a CDS encoding SsrA-binding protein, whose protein sequence is MTKKKAKVASNTIALNKRARHDYFIEDEIEAGLELQGWEVKSLRAGKANIGDSYVIFKNGEAYLFGAQITPLSVASSHIVCDPTRTRKLLLNKRELDSLYGKVSRDGYTVVATTMYWKSAWAKVKIGLAKGKKQHDKRDDIKDREWKIAKDRIMKNAKRG, encoded by the coding sequence ATGACCAAGAAAAAAGCCAAGGTCGCCTCCAATACCATTGCCCTTAACAAGCGGGCCCGCCACGATTATTTCATTGAAGATGAAATTGAGGCAGGGCTGGAGCTGCAAGGCTGGGAAGTCAAATCCCTGCGGGCAGGCAAGGCCAATATCGGCGACTCCTATGTGATTTTTAAAAATGGTGAGGCCTACCTCTTTGGGGCACAAATCACGCCTTTGAGTGTGGCCTCCAGCCATATTGTGTGCGACCCAACTCGCACCCGTAAACTCCTCTTAAATAAGCGGGAGTTGGATTCGCTTTATGGCAAGGTCAGCCGTGATGGTTATACGGTTGTGGCCACCACCATGTACTGGAAATCGGCCTGGGCCAAGGTCAAAATCGGCCTGGCCAAGGGGAAAAAACAGCACGACAAACGTGATGATATCAAAGACCGTGAATGGAAAATCGCCAAAGATCGGATTATGAAAAATGCCAAACGTGGCTAA
- a CDS encoding glycogen phosphorylase produces MDKRLSQTSLSPENIDRIKRAILQKMIYALGVEPQEASRRNWLNAAIRVVRDLSTETWLQTRRSQAANVNRRVYYLSMEFLMGRTFSNAMISENVYELMKAALEELGQDFDEIINEEGDPGLGNGGLGRLAACYMDSLAAMKIPAIGYGIRYEYGMFRQEIKDGEQIEHPDHWLDKEFAWSYLRSSKRFPVRFGGQAWKEGDKAFWNPAEEILAVGHDDLIPGYNVNVTNSLRLWSAHAGNKAFGLADFNRGDYFSAISQQTSSENVSRVLYPDDSTYNGRELRLRQEYFLCSASVQDIVRRHEAEAGSCRNLADKVAIHLNDTHPTLAIPELMRILIDEKGYSWELAWNMTRKIFFYTNHTLMSEALETWPVEMIGRILPRHLQIILEINEWFLKEVREKFQDEELVRRVSIIDESGERRVRMAWLAVIASGKVNGVAKIHSDLMVDSIFADFARIYPDRFTNVTNGVTPRRWIAIANPGLAEILDKHIGSGWRADLEQLSKFNDFVDNEDVQAEIAAVKVENKRRLADYVERTQGIKLNPEAIFDVQIKRIHKYKRQQMNVLNIITHYNRILKNPEGNWQPRVFIFAGKAASAYYAAKKIIRLINDVAKVINNDSRVRDLIKVVFIPNYSVTLAQMIIPAADVSEQISLAGTEASGTSNMKFALNGALTVGTLDGANVEILDRVGSENIFIFGNTVEQVEEIRRQGYNPQDYLNQDEELREAISQIHNGFFSPEDPYRYHDILQPWGDYYQAFADYRSYVDTQVAVANAFKDKKAWTRSAIINIANMGYFSSDRSVMDYARDIWKIEPMSDIALKQSMIQEVLEDSAAEVKVG; encoded by the coding sequence ATGGATAAGCGTTTGTCTCAAACCAGCCTTAGCCCAGAAAATATTGACCGCATTAAGCGGGCCATTCTACAAAAAATGATCTATGCCCTGGGCGTTGAACCCCAAGAGGCCAGCCGCCGCAACTGGCTCAATGCTGCCATTCGGGTGGTGCGTGACCTTTCTACCGAAACCTGGCTCCAAACCCGCCGCAGCCAGGCCGCTAACGTAAACCGCCGGGTTTACTACCTCTCTATGGAATTTTTGATGGGCCGTACCTTCAGCAATGCCATGATTTCTGAAAACGTGTATGAACTGATGAAGGCCGCTCTTGAAGAGCTGGGCCAGGACTTTGATGAAATCATCAATGAAGAAGGCGATCCAGGCCTGGGCAACGGCGGTTTAGGCCGCTTGGCTGCTTGTTATATGGACAGCCTAGCTGCCATGAAGATCCCAGCCATTGGCTATGGTATCCGCTATGAGTACGGTATGTTCCGCCAAGAAATCAAAGATGGCGAGCAAATCGAACACCCAGACCACTGGTTAGACAAGGAATTTGCCTGGTCTTACCTGCGTTCCAGCAAACGCTTCCCCGTCCGTTTCGGTGGCCAAGCCTGGAAAGAGGGCGACAAGGCCTTCTGGAACCCAGCCGAAGAAATTTTAGCCGTGGGCCACGATGATCTAATCCCAGGCTACAATGTGAACGTGACCAACAGCCTGCGTTTGTGGTCTGCCCACGCTGGTAACAAGGCCTTTGGCTTGGCCGACTTCAACCGTGGCGACTACTTCTCTGCCATCAGCCAACAAACCAGCTCGGAAAACGTTTCCCGTGTCCTCTATCCAGACGACTCCACCTACAACGGCCGTGAGCTACGTTTACGCCAAGAATACTTCCTCTGCTCGGCCTCAGTGCAAGACATCGTCCGTCGCCACGAAGCCGAAGCCGGTTCTTGCCGTAACCTGGCTGATAAAGTCGCTATTCATCTTAACGACACCCACCCAACCCTGGCCATTCCAGAGTTAATGCGGATCTTAATTGATGAGAAGGGCTACAGCTGGGAGTTGGCCTGGAACATGACCCGCAAGATCTTCTTCTACACCAACCACACCCTGATGAGCGAGGCCTTGGAAACCTGGCCAGTTGAGATGATCGGTCGCATTTTGCCACGCCACCTGCAAATCATCCTCGAAATCAACGAATGGTTCTTAAAAGAAGTGCGTGAGAAATTCCAGGATGAAGAGCTCGTCCGCCGAGTTTCCATTATTGATGAAAGCGGCGAACGCCGTGTACGGATGGCCTGGTTGGCCGTGATTGCCTCTGGCAAGGTCAATGGCGTGGCCAAGATCCACTCTGATCTCATGGTTGATTCCATCTTTGCCGACTTTGCCCGTATCTATCCAGACCGCTTCACCAACGTGACCAATGGTGTTACCCCTCGCCGCTGGATTGCCATTGCCAACCCAGGCCTGGCCGAAATTCTAGACAAACATATCGGCAGCGGCTGGCGGGCAGATCTGGAGCAACTCAGCAAGTTCAACGACTTTGTGGACAACGAAGATGTTCAGGCTGAAATCGCTGCCGTTAAAGTGGAAAACAAACGCCGCCTAGCCGACTATGTGGAACGCACCCAGGGCATCAAGCTCAACCCTGAAGCCATCTTCGATGTGCAGATCAAGCGTATTCACAAGTACAAACGCCAACAGATGAATGTGCTCAACATCATCACCCACTACAACCGCATCCTCAAAAACCCTGAGGGCAACTGGCAACCACGCGTCTTTATCTTCGCAGGTAAGGCCGCCAGTGCCTACTATGCGGCCAAGAAGATCATCCGCCTCATCAACGATGTGGCCAAGGTCATCAACAACGACAGCCGAGTACGTGATTTAATTAAAGTAGTCTTTATCCCGAACTACAGCGTAACGCTTGCTCAAATGATCATCCCAGCGGCCGATGTATCTGAGCAAATTTCCCTAGCAGGCACCGAGGCTTCAGGTACCTCTAATATGAAATTTGCCCTCAATGGTGCCTTGACTGTGGGAACGCTTGACGGGGCCAACGTGGAAATTCTAGACCGGGTGGGCAGCGAAAACATCTTTATCTTCGGTAACACCGTAGAACAGGTGGAAGAGATCCGCCGCCAGGGCTACAACCCGCAAGACTACCTCAACCAGGATGAAGAACTGCGTGAAGCCATCTCCCAAATCCACAACGGCTTCTTTAGCCCAGAAGATCCATACCGCTACCACGACATTCTACAACCGTGGGGCGACTACTATCAGGCCTTCGCCGACTACCGCAGCTATGTGGACACCCAGGTAGCCGTGGCCAATGCCTTTAAGGACAAAAAAGCCTGGACAAGATCTGCCATCATCAACATCGCCAACATGGGCTACTTCTCCTCCGACCGCTCGGTCATGGACTATGCCCGTGACATCTGGAAGATTGAGCCGATGAGTGATATTGCCCTCAAGCAGTCTATGATCCAAGAGGTCTTGGAAGATTCTGCGGCTGAAGTGAAGGTGGGGTAA
- a CDS encoding ribosomal-protein-alanine N-acetyltransferase — MIETVTSQDFERLFEIEQAAHLVPWSKGTLLNNQGAKYLNLKLVEGGHIVAFAICQTVLDEATLFNIAVHPAFQGQGYGKQLLNELILQLKEKGIATLWLEVRASNQAAQALYDRLGFNEVTIRKNYYPTPDGGRENAVVMALYL, encoded by the coding sequence ATGATTGAAACGGTTACTTCCCAAGACTTTGAGCGCCTCTTTGAGATTGAACAAGCCGCCCATTTGGTCCCCTGGTCTAAGGGAACCTTGCTCAATAACCAGGGCGCCAAGTACCTCAACCTAAAACTGGTGGAAGGAGGGCACATTGTTGCCTTTGCCATCTGCCAGACCGTGCTCGATGAGGCGACCCTCTTTAATATCGCCGTCCATCCTGCCTTTCAGGGCCAGGGCTATGGCAAGCAGCTCTTAAATGAGTTGATTTTGCAACTGAAAGAGAAGGGAATTGCCACCCTCTGGCTGGAAGTTCGAGCCTCCAACCAGGCCGCCCAGGCTCTTTATGACAGGCTAGGCTTTAATGAAGTGACCATCCGCAAGAACTACTACCCTACCCCAGACGGCGGGCGGGAAAATGCGGTGGTGATGGCCTTGTATTTGTAA
- a CDS encoding DNA polymerase III subunit psi, with translation MNRRDLLLHEMKITQWELVKPQVLKGDAQIRLSPEVKLVVVCEEDGQKSPLFQDILHCLGLKPHQYQWLNLEQSLRLHISHQPLFWLLQKEEQAGQFVKKFANQPACIRQNQWQDLQHPQDKRRFWQALQPFLGLFTDD, from the coding sequence ATGAACCGCCGCGACCTCCTCCTGCATGAAATGAAGATCACCCAATGGGAACTGGTGAAACCCCAGGTGCTCAAGGGGGATGCCCAAATTCGCCTGAGCCCAGAGGTCAAATTGGTGGTGGTCTGTGAGGAAGATGGGCAAAAAAGCCCCCTCTTTCAGGATATCTTGCACTGCCTGGGGCTTAAGCCTCACCAATACCAATGGCTCAATCTGGAGCAGTCCTTGCGATTGCATATTAGCCACCAGCCCCTATTTTGGCTGCTTCAAAAGGAAGAACAAGCGGGGCAATTTGTGAAAAAATTTGCAAATCAGCCCGCTTGTATCCGGCAAAACCAGTGGCAGGATCTCCAGCATCCACAAGATAAACGCCGCTTTTGGCAGGCTCTTCAACCCTTTTTAGGTCTTTTTACTGATGATTGA
- a CDS encoding 16S rRNA (guanine(1207)-N(2))-methyltransferase: MLSVESEVLSRHLNFFEGKSCLFFGDVRDDFRPSAQSIQVFSSYFDFARSRQQVEFGFNCQAQADLAVFYWTKNKQECLFQLLQWLSTAPLGQKMLIVGENRAGVRSVEKLLEPYGDISKIDSARRCGLYLFELKEAASFDCKKFWKSYRLQDLDIFALPAVFSSAELDGGTKLLLSTFDKADRLKGKVLDLGCGAGVIGASLKQAFPKIKLTMSDIHAMALESSRCTLAENQLEGEVLASDVFSHISDRFDLIVSNPPFHDGIDTAYQAVESLIAQAKQHLTKGGELRIVANAFLPYPDLLDQAFGSHQVLAKTGKFKVYSARS, from the coding sequence ATGTTATCTGTCGAAAGTGAAGTCTTAAGCCGCCATTTAAACTTCTTTGAAGGCAAGTCCTGCCTCTTTTTTGGGGATGTACGGGATGATTTTCGCCCATCTGCCCAGTCTATTCAGGTTTTCTCCAGCTATTTTGATTTTGCCCGTAGCCGCCAGCAGGTGGAATTTGGCTTCAACTGCCAAGCTCAGGCAGATCTGGCCGTGTTTTACTGGACAAAGAACAAGCAGGAGTGCCTCTTTCAACTCCTCCAATGGCTTTCAACTGCTCCCCTTGGGCAAAAAATGCTGATCGTGGGGGAAAATCGTGCCGGGGTGCGGTCTGTCGAAAAACTGCTAGAACCTTACGGGGACATCAGCAAAATAGACTCCGCCCGCCGCTGTGGCCTTTATCTCTTTGAGCTGAAAGAGGCGGCCAGTTTCGATTGCAAGAAATTCTGGAAATCCTACCGCTTGCAGGACTTAGATATTTTTGCCCTGCCGGCTGTTTTTAGCTCGGCAGAGTTAGACGGAGGCACAAAATTGCTGCTTTCCACCTTCGACAAGGCCGACCGCCTCAAGGGCAAGGTTCTAGATCTGGGCTGCGGGGCCGGGGTGATTGGGGCCAGCCTCAAGCAGGCCTTCCCTAAAATCAAGCTGACCATGAGTGATATTCACGCCATGGCCCTGGAATCCAGCCGCTGCACCCTGGCGGAAAACCAACTTGAAGGGGAGGTTCTGGCCAGTGATGTTTTCTCCCACATTTCAGATCGTTTCGACCTGATTGTCTCCAACCCTCCCTTCCATGATGGGATTGACACGGCCTACCAGGCGGTCGAAAGCCTGATTGCCCAGGCCAAGCAGCATCTGACCAAGGGGGGAGAGCTACGGATTGTGGCCAATGCCTTCTTGCCCTATCCCGATCTGCTTGACCAAGCCTTTGGATCGCATCAGGTTTTAGCTAAAACGGGGAAATTTAAGGTCTATTCGGCTAGGTCTTAA
- a CDS encoding sodium/proline symporter: MFDNPTNITFAIYIVAMLSIGFIAYRFTKNFSDYILGGRSLGSFVTGLSAGASDMSGWLLMGLPGAVYAAGLVEGWIAIGLTIGAYLNWLFVAGRLRVHTEFSGNALTLPEYFHHRFNDNSKILKIVSATIILFFFAIYCASGVVAGARLFENLFGVPYDIALWYGALATIAYTFIGGFLAVSWTDTIQATLMLFALFLTPIFVLIHLGGFEETHTVIVNAGQAAGKDFTDLFTGTSLIGLLSLSAWGLGYFGQPHILARFMAAKDAKSLVNARRISIMWMIICLFGAVGIGFFGQAYFFANPQVAGTVNANHEQVFIELSKLLFNPWIAGILLSAILAAVMSTLSCQLLICSSAITEDFYKGFIRPNASQKELVWLGRLMVLIISVIAILLAQDPNSKVLGLVSYAWAGFGCAFGPVVILSLFWKRMNTAGALAGMLVGALVVVFWNDLVPNSGIYEMIPGFILAMVAIVVVSLITPAPVAQVVETFEAADRAYEEQK, encoded by the coding sequence ATGTTTGATAACCCTACCAATATAACATTTGCAATTTATATCGTTGCAATGTTATCCATTGGCTTTATCGCCTACCGTTTTACCAAAAACTTTTCTGACTATATTTTAGGTGGTCGAAGCCTGGGTAGTTTTGTGACAGGTTTGTCTGCTGGGGCATCAGATATGTCGGGTTGGCTCTTGATGGGCCTGCCTGGGGCGGTTTATGCTGCGGGCTTGGTGGAGGGCTGGATTGCCATCGGCCTAACCATCGGAGCCTATCTCAACTGGCTCTTTGTGGCAGGTCGCTTGCGGGTGCATACCGAATTTAGCGGTAATGCCCTGACCCTGCCAGAATATTTCCACCACCGTTTTAACGATAACTCCAAGATCTTAAAGATCGTTTCTGCCACCATTATCCTCTTCTTCTTCGCCATCTACTGTGCCTCAGGCGTAGTGGCAGGGGCCAGACTTTTTGAAAACCTTTTTGGCGTGCCTTATGATATTGCCCTTTGGTATGGGGCCTTGGCCACCATTGCCTACACCTTTATCGGTGGTTTCTTGGCTGTAAGCTGGACGGATACCATCCAGGCCACACTTATGCTCTTTGCCCTTTTCTTAACCCCGATTTTCGTGCTTATTCACCTAGGTGGCTTTGAAGAAACCCATACCGTGATTGTCAATGCTGGCCAAGCCGCTGGTAAGGACTTTACCGATCTCTTTACCGGCACTAGCTTGATTGGCCTTTTGAGCTTATCTGCCTGGGGGCTAGGTTACTTCGGCCAACCCCATATTCTAGCCCGCTTTATGGCGGCCAAAGATGCCAAATCTCTGGTTAATGCCCGCCGCATTAGTATTATGTGGATGATCATCTGCCTCTTCGGTGCGGTCGGTATCGGCTTCTTCGGCCAGGCCTACTTCTTCGCCAATCCACAAGTAGCTGGCACAGTAAACGCCAACCATGAACAGGTCTTTATCGAACTTTCCAAACTGCTTTTTAACCCATGGATTGCCGGTATTCTACTTTCCGCTATTTTAGCTGCGGTTATGAGTACCTTGAGCTGCCAGTTGCTTATTTGTTCTAGTGCCATTACGGAAGACTTCTACAAGGGCTTTATCCGTCCTAATGCTTCACAAAAAGAGCTGGTCTGGTTGGGTCGTCTTATGGTCTTGATTATTTCCGTGATTGCGATTTTACTGGCCCAAGACCCGAATAGTAAGGTGCTAGGCCTGGTGTCCTACGCCTGGGCTGGCTTCGGCTGTGCCTTCGGCCCGGTGGTCATTCTTTCCCTCTTCTGGAAACGTATGAACACAGCAGGCGCCTTGGCCGGTATGCTGGTGGGGGCTTTAGTCGTGGTCTTCTGGAACGACCTTGTGCCGAATAGTGGGATTTATGAAATGATCCCAGGCTTTATCTTGGCCATGGTGGCCATTGTGGTTGTGTCCTTGATTACACCTGCGCCAGTGGCTCAAGTGGTGGAAACCTTTGAGGCGGCGGATAGGGCTTATGAGGAGCAGAAATAA